In the Uranotaenia lowii strain MFRU-FL chromosome 1, ASM2978415v1, whole genome shotgun sequence genome, TTGAACAATCCACTATAGTACACAGCATAGACCGATTGACCGATAAACTAGCGATGGGGGGAATGACTATTTCTGATAGATTCGATATTGGTGCATTCATGGGGGTTAATTTTCCGAGCGATACGAATTCGCTCGTTGTAAGTGGGGGATTAGTTTTTCCGATTGCGTCGCAGTGAGAATGCACTGTGACACCTTGTAAGTCATCTTGCGGTATGGCCAATGATACAGTTTTAGGAACGTGAATGACACTTACATCATCTTTGCAACACTCGGCACAGCTCCATGGTTGGTCTGCAACCTCCTGTGTTACTCCTGCACAATGGAAATGGTACCATGATTCGCAGCAATCGCACTGCAACATCTGGTCGGTGTCTTGATTGGAGCAGGTTTTACACCGGTTAGCAGACTTTGGTGTCATCTTCTTGGTGGTCACTCCACTCTTTAGGGTAGCGGTCGATTTCGTAGTCCTACGCATCTTGgactaaacaaatattttaatgtgGAGTTTCGGGAAGCAAATGATTCCAATATTTTCAATACGTAGGatgtattaaaatatttctgtaaaatttacaattattcAGAATAGTGTTAAAACTAGGTATGAAATTGCTTACGTTTACTGCTCCTTATAGTTGAACTCCTCCACTCGACTTTCACCTAAAGTGTTTAGTGCCCAGAAACGCTTGTTAAACTGGTACCTTGATCGTATGATCGTTCTATTGAGGTTAACCTCTATTGCTGTTCTTTATGTTCCCGGGCTGCTAATTATCGGAACTATGTTATACAATTAATGTAAAACTGAACTGCGATTTTAACGGCAAAAAAAGTGTCTCTAAAGATGAAtattattttgcaaaattctGAAATGGCGCAAAACTTCTAATTCTAAGCTCATATTTCATCAACTTTTtaatcttattattattatttatatacTGAATTTTCGAACATCGTTTTCTATCACGTTTGTAGACATCGAAATACCATCGGACTGCTGTTGAGTTTACGCTGAGATGAGACGTGTCGACTTAAAGTCGTGACAGATTGACACCAACTTCCTTCCGGCAATCAGCAGGTCGTCGACATACAAAATAATGTACAGCTCATCTTCTTTCTTGTACCTCACGTATAGGCAATAGTCGTGGCGTGATCTAACGAATCCCAGCTTCAGTAGTTGTCCgttgaatttttcattccaGCAGCGTGGTGATTGCTTCAGCCCGTACAACGATTTTTGGAGTTTGCAAACCATGTTCCGTGGAGCCACAACACCATCTGGTACAGCCATGTAGATGTCCTCACGCAGATCTCCATGCAGGAACGCCGTTTTAACGTCCATTTGGTGGAATTTGAACCTGTAGCGCACTCCAACCGCCAAAACCGTTCGAATCGTCGTGAGCTTGGCCACCGGCGCATACGTCTCTTCGTAGTCCACTCCGGGGCGTTGCAGGTACCCTTTTACCACGAGGCGTGCCTTGTATCGTACTGCTTGGCCGTTTTCGTTCTCTTTCATTCGGAAGACCCACTTTGACCTCAGTGGTTTCACATGCGATGGACAAGTTTCGAGCCTCCACACACGGTTGGCATCCATGGATTTCAGTTCGTCCTCCACAGCACGCAGCCATTCCTCACGGTCGTCTCTGGTCGCGACATCTTTGAAGGTTTCCGGAACGTCTGTAATGTTCGAGCCGACAGAATTTGCACTAAACCCAGTAAAGAAGTCGAGAAACTTACCGGGGAGCTTGCGCTCCCGTTCGCTGCGCCTCAGCAACGCTTGGCCTCCGGCCTCGAGCTGTTCTAATTGCGAAGGGAGCGCTCCGGTATCGTCAGTCTCGTCGGAAAGTCCATCTTCATCAGTCCGGAAAAATTGACACCAATGCCTGCAGTCAATTTCTTCACCGACATTAAGTTGTCGCGTAGCTCTGGAACGTAGAGGACCTCCTTCATGTTGATGGGAAACTGCTTGTTGCTTTCGCCGTTGATCGCTCCAGCCTTACGAGCGACAATCGATTCTCCATCCTTAGCCACGTTGATGATGATCGGTTCAGTCAAATTTCGGATCTTCGAAAAAACGTGCTTtgtattgctgatccactctttttttctatttctgcgatagctgatttgggctcccgtagggtaccactgtaaaaaaaattacagtattcaagaaaaaaatgagcattgttctacataaggattatttatcgactgaaattaaatcggatgaacaagcggaaaacatttaaagatgatttaataaaaagttgtcaaacaaacatgtataccaaatattattatcggattatctattgtttataaaacaaaaaattgtgtttgccttgagcttggtcaatcagcggtcaaaatcacggaaaaatgaataataaaaaaaaactgtttgcgatggggtcaatcagcggacaaattcacgaaaaaaaaaaacctgtagttgtttaaataagtttagagttcgacgacacggtagcgatcattcattgaatgttggatttcgtgctatgttttgcagtcggagttatccgtataaagtttaactgaaaagcggttagcgtgtagaaaaccgacagattttatactgatttgacagatcgcacaagtttcgcagttatgagtgtgcagtccaattttttgcgatgcgaatggtattatttcctataatagatcattatccgtacacaactcctttttttaacttctcatatacgatttgttacattttaacgacagcataattgaattcgaccagcatataaagtatcaaagacgcatttatcgcatcaaaaatcttcgtcatgccaaattcgttaattctcactcaggctatggaaaaatgtgttttcaatagtgttcaatattttttgttttgtctgggattttaacgctcgtaattaattcaatctcaatgaatactaagaataataatatttcattccgatgacttcatgttttgtcctctcttgcaaaataatgatttgaagattgattcaagaatttacttcttaacttttcaatgaaattagtgagtaagagtgaattttttaactgtgtttactgctccggctagcctaccgcacggaaggctaccgtcgctcgattagaaattttcccagtaaccgcaatattaACTAAATGATCGCTTGACCCCGAATCGAGCTTGAAGATCAACTTGCCGCCACATTGCTTGGAACCACCTCGATTGGCCACGAAACTCACTGCATTTTTCTGGCTTGCTGAATTAGCTTCACCTGCAGACTTCTGACGGCAATCCTTCTTGAGGTGACCTCGCCTTCCGCATCTGTGACACTTGCCATTGAACTTGGATGACTTTTTGGTCTTCTCACCCGAAAAAGCAGCTAGTTTCAGTTCTCCATGACCTTCGCTACGTTCCATCCGCTTCATGTCCTCGGCCACCCGAATAGAACAGAACCATGGTATCACATTCATAATCCAATGAATTTAATTGTGACCATGTACTTCATGGTTAAAAGTACATCCGAGCgtgaataatttaagaaattcaaacatTCCAAGTTTTTCGTGTATGGATTATTTGACGCCCGcggtactgtttttttttcctctacacATTTGTCGGTCGAGGTTGGTCGGTagtttttcgagaaattcattCGAAGTGTTCTGAAGTGGACCCAATGGTGAGTAAAAATCGAAATTACCAAGAGGCAAATGTtgattcgtttatttttatcatttctagtAAAAAACCATCACACACTGCGAGTGAGTGGGTGCCTGGAGCGGCTACGGAAAGCCGGATTGTGAGAGACGGGTCCAGCGAATTAGTCCAAATCAATAAGTGTGAGTaaagtgttaaatttttttttgaataaataaatttaaacgaaTTATACCGTTTTAATTCCTTAAAActgaaaatgatgacaaaacaagaaataaatacaaaaacccCACCAtgagcaaatatttttattacagcggtttaacaatgaaaatcatggattttcatggttttactatgaaaaattggaagctgttaaaaccatgaactttatatttttcggcttctcaatgtatggaaaatcgccatttttttcatggtcacgctgcataacaatacccctttttcatggttattttcgtcaaaacgatgaaatgtatggtcaaaaactatgaattcgaatgtgcattcacggtatctTGGACGATAATATTCATTGTGTAAACCATACAATATATGGTTTGTGAACAtggaattcattgttttttcatgGTACAATCCTATTCGGGCAGTAGGCGTTGTTTGGCTACGTCAATTGTCAAATCTTTTTCAGGAATGTTTTCCAGCGCCGTTACCAGGGGATCAAATGAATCTGGCAACGTTTGAAACAACAAAATGACTTGATCAGCTTCATCGACTCTTGCGCCGGCCGTCTTCATATGTCGGACCAGGTCATCAAACACTAGCAGATGAGGTCTTAACGGTTCGCCTTCCTTCAGTTTCAAACGGTTCAATTGCTTCCGGATAAGGTGCTGCGTTCCGATCGACTTCGTCGCGAATGTCGCCTCCAGTGCCGACCACATCTCCTTTGCTGTAGATTTCTCCTGGATCACTTCCAGGCATTCATTTGCCAGGAAACCGACAATTAACGCCTTTGCCTTCCGGTCCGCCtcttcaaacttggtcctctcgATAGCCATAGCAGGTGCATTCTCCGTCAGGTTTCCTAGAACGCCAACCGAATCCAGGTACATTTTAACCCGGAAACTCCAGTGTTGAAAATCAGGTCCACCTTGGAACTGCGGAATTCCGCAAACAGCCCATAACCTCTTGAATAATGAGGGACTCAGGATGGTTTGAAGGGTCTTTATTCTACGAAGTGTGGTTTGTAACTAATGTTAAAGTGAACAGTTTTCACTGACAACTAACGGTTGTTTGATAtcttgattgctttgatttcaaatataatattaaatttaatttaatattatattgaataatgttcaatatttttttaattttcgcatCTATCGAGTCGCCCATTACTATTCTGTTATAACTGAAAATATCTACCAGTATTTCGAACAGTTATCTGGTCATCCTTCAACCTGTCAAACATCTTCGTTTTCGTCGTGTATCCGCGAGGAGGAAAAGCAGGGCCAGATTTTCGCTTCAAAACCGTATAAAAGTATTCCCAATCGGGTCCAAAATATTACTATTCGCTGCCGGAGTGTCCACTGTTTCGTTGGCATTAGTTGGTGCCTCTTAGAACCCGGCGGATTTAGGAATAAGTTGCGTTTTCCATCGGCACGGGTAGCTCATTGAAAACTTGAAGCAAGAAGAACAAGAAGATTTGCCTGCGTTTAAAGGTTTCTGTAGTAGTGTGCGTATAAGAGCGTCTCTGGCCTACTGGAAGGTACGGCATCAACAGGAAAATTTCTGTTGCACCGGAAGATcaggaaacattgaaataacGGGGTTTCAGCAAACAGCACTAAAGGATCCATTAACAAATGATTACATCGCAGCGTTTTCTAAAATTTCCTTGGTGAGAATTATATACTTTTGTTGGCTTTGGTTGgcattgacgaaaattacaaagaGGTTTACTTCAACTGGAGCGATAAAAATCCCTGATTAGAGAAATTCGTTTGCAGCGGGTGGCGAAAATCTTGCCGACGTTGAAATCTTTCCAGTAATCATGTCATACCCTACAAGGCCTCCGCCGAGCATCATCCCGTACGGGATGGCTACACAAATGGTTCCGGTAAGTATTCCTCATACCTCTGTTCAGTGAAGTTTtgcataatattattttttattaccagACGATTATCCCTGCCGGAATGCCACCTTCATTAAGTGCTCCTCCGCCTTCGTCTTACCGAGGGCCGCCACCATCAATTGGATCCCGTCCACACATGTACAACAACCACCACCAGCATCAGGAAGGCAAAATACATCATCAAAACAGAGATCGGGACCGCGGTGGGGGTGTCCAAGTACCGAATGCGGCCCCTACCATGGACGGGCCAGTGATAACGGTTTTCATCGGAAACATAAGTGACCGAGCACCGGATCCgatgataaaaaagattttagcTTCCTGTGGAACAGTCATCAATTGGAAACGAGTTTCCACGTTCGGTTTCTGCGAATACGAGTAAGTTACAGTAATTCTGTAGTTCAAAatagaaattctaaattcagaatatttttgatCTAACAATATCATATAATCGGAGTAAAATATCTGTTACTCAGAGGAAAACAAGAAATTAGAGCGATTGCCTGGATATAACTAGCTATTTGGATTCAAACTgctttaaactcgaaaattctGAGGTTTGTGTCTATTTTCTAACCGATTCAAATCGGTGAATTTCGGAAtaccatgtaaataaataaataattgtagaGGTTTCcataaaagctaaaaaaataagaacaagtgacattaacaaaattcaaacagtagctttttttagaaaaattatttagaattaAGTTAGGTTAATGTTGTTCCAATATTTAATCAAGGAATATAGCGAGGATCAGTCGAAATCTCAATGTGACCACACCCCTGTGTAGTGTGTTctatcaacaacaaaaaaacgataTATCGTTGTTGATTTACATCATTTTAATTATAGTTTGCCTTGAATCCAAGCAAGTAATTTATTAAAAGATATGTTCTTTAATTCGTTTTTTAAAgcgaaaacagaattttttaatttttgcacttCATCTTTTCTAGCGGTGCCGTTGCTGGAGCACGAGCTGTTCGACTGCTCCATGATCTAGAAATTGGCAACAAAAAGTTAGTTGCTAAAGTGGACGCTAAAAACAAAGCGCTCCTTGACAACCATAAGGAAGAGGAAACGAATGCGGGCAACGGGAATGACGGAAACGAACAGCGTGGCGATGACGTTTCTATGGATCTGATAATGCGCATCCTGGACgagtttcgagatgatctagtGATGCCTGATCAGCACCAGGATGATGGCGGTGTTGCAGGAGGGAACACGGGCAGTGGATCACTCAAACATAAAAAGAACATCCAATCCACGGAAATGGAAGAAGGCAAGCGTGAGCTGATCAGCAAGGAAATTGGTAAGTTCCGGAAGTACACCGAAGAGGAAGAATTaaagaaggaaaaagaaaagGAACGAAAAAAGGCTCGTGAAGAGCGGAAAGCAGATGAAGAGAAAAGAAGATCTACGTCACCCAGGAAGGAGaaggaaaaggaaaagaaatCAAGACGAAGAAGTCGATCTAGGTCTCGTGATCGCGAAAGGGAACGTGAACGTGAACGAGAGCGTGAGCGGGAGAGGGAAAGAGAACGAGAAAGGGAACGTGAACGTTTAGAACGTGAAAACAGGGAGCGGGAAGCACGATTGGAACGTGAACGGGAACGGGAAAGAGAACGTGAGAGAGAACGAGAAAGGGAGCGCGAATTATTGAATCGGAATCCACGGGACATCCTTAAAGAGAAGGAAATGGAAGACGAGGCCCGCGATCGCCGGAAGACTGAAAAAAAGGCCAAGGAGAAGGAGGCTGCTTATCAGGAGCGATTGAGGAACTGGGAAGCTCGTGAAAGACGGAAGGCCAAGGATTACGAAAAAGAACGAGAAAAGGAGCGTTGTAAGGAGGAAGAACGCGAGAAAGAAGCCAAACGGTTGAAAGAATTTTTGGAAGATTATGACGATGAACGGGATGATCCGAAATACTACAAGTATGTTTATGTTCATCAGAGcttgaaaaattagattttaatattttttctattaacaGGGGCCGAGAATTACAACGTCGTCTGGCAGAAAGAGTTCGTGAGGCAGACCAGgattccaaagatcgcaataaGGAACAAGAAGAGTTGGATGagctaaaaaataaaatattttctggtGATTACGACAACCCTACTTTGGAATATGAAAAGGTGACTGTTAAAATactttttgttataataaaaaaaaatcttttatattcCTTTTATATGTATTAGGAAAAGAAAAAACGCGAAGAAATGTATCGGCCCAAGATTCTCATCGATGTCAATCTGGAACAATCCCAACAACGCGAAAGGGAGCTGGAAAGAGAACGACAGCGTGAGCTTGAACGCCAACGTGATCGAGATCGATTGCGAGCTAACAAAGAGCGATACGTTATGGCCCAAGCCTCGCGGGAGCTAGCCGCCATCGATGCCGAACCTATTGAGTCCGATTCGAGCGGACATAATGACAACGATTTCGGATCTCCCCCGCCAGGTCTCACCAATGTCAACAACAATCACCACCACCATGGTCAATTTCCGCCACAGCATGCAGGTTCGGAAACACGCGATTCTTTCGGTTTTTCTTCTGGTCATATGCCAATGATGGGGGCGGGGCTTGGTGAAGAAGACAATTCGCACCAATCCATGCATTCGAATTCAATGGCCATACATAGTCCTGGTGCGAATAGTAACAGTGAAATGAATTCTATACCGGAAAAACTTCAACCCATAGCGCCCACCATCAGTTTGAGTTTGAATGCAAATGCTAAAAAGAAAAAACTAGAGATGAAGGACGTTTTCAACAGTTTAGAGGAAGATGGTGAAGAATCCAATGGGCCTAAGAAACGAAAACTAGTTCCATTAGGTAAGTTAaacaattctacaatttttgataaaataacagAGAATAAACAATTGTATTACAGATGACgagaacaaaattcaaaatgcatCTTCGTCCGCTGGACATGGTAACCATCACTCAAAGAGTTCTAAAAGTCGAGGCGGCGGCGAAGAAGGCAGTGGACGATCTGGACGTGAGGCCGTTAAGTCACAGGAGGAAAAACGGCGACATATCAAGAGTATTATCGACAAAATTCCCACTGAAAAAGCCGATCTGTTCAACTATCCGCTTGATTGGGCCGAAATCGATAGCACTATCGAGAAGAAAATTAGGCCTTGGATCAATaagaaaattattgaatatATCGGTGAACCGGAACCAACGCTAGTAGACTTCATATGCTCTAAAGTGCTGGCTGGCAGCACGCCTCAGGGAATTTTGGACGATGTTCAAATGGTAAGTATGCTGTGATGTTGAAAACAtacgaaaaaaataatccatgagaactattcatttaaaactacttATACTATTCCCTTTCAGGTGTTGGACGAAGAAGCGGAAGTATTCGTAGTGAAAATGTGGCGTTTACTCATCTACGAAGTCGAAGCCAAGAAAGTTGGCTTGACAAAGTAGATGTCGAACAATTGCTTCCCTCTCCACGACTTCCGTTTCAGCAGCCGTGATACAGCGCAATCGCAATCCTGGTACAGGTAACTcttgttcttgtttttttcgtttgccgCGTCTATTTTTCTTCTCATTATTTTGGAAATGCGAATATCTGTTTCCGGTTGTTTAGAAACGTCGAGAAGATCAACAAGTCtttgaagttttgtcaaaaaaaactactcTATGGTAAGGCGTACTTTTAGAGCATAGGGAAACTCTtataaaatacaatatgaaaaatcgtaaattttAACATAAGTTAGTTGCTGGCAAAGCTAAGCCGAGAATCAGAGATTGAAGCACATTTAGAAGTGTAGGATTGATCAACCGTAATTTTCaattagataaaataaaaatcaaataaaaaaacgaacataaCTAAATCGATGACATCATaagatttatttaaacaaaatttcacatACAGGCATTGATGAACTCTGAACGCGCAGAATCGATTTATCTGCCTAGACACTTCTGGATGAAATGAACGTGTTGCGTCAGGATCACAACCAGTCGCATTCATCTAACAATCCGATCGCTGACAAGAGACAATGAATGATTTATGTGAGTAAAATTCAGCTgattattaaacaaaattatacaTACCCATACACAGAAATATTACAATTATGGTAAACTATTCTGCTAAAATAGACAAAGGAATATGAAATAAACTTCAGGAACTTAAACCGTGAATCTTAAAAACTTAATCATAATGACTAAAGTTTTGTTAGGAATGTTGAATAGAAAATTCCTGATAAAAATTAACTCGTTCTATCAGATGACAAAATATCACTATCCTCCCTTTTTCGGTTACCTTGTATTTCCTAATAAGGTTACTTTACTCTTCCGGTGCATCTCGACCGCCCCCGCTACCTGACACAACATAATACTCGGCAGCAGAAATTTCCAAGGTTCCGATCCGGTCGTGTCTTCGTCACTGAAACTACGAGGTGCTTCCATTTATTCGGACTCAGAAGCTTgtcttgctgattttttaaCGATCGGAATTTCGTTGACCTTCATCCAAACCAACCGTCGACCGTTTCCTGTTTGATGTTGCGTTGGAGTTCCAGGGAAGTTACTT is a window encoding:
- the LOC129743941 gene encoding RNA-binding protein 25-like codes for the protein MSYPTRPPPSIIPYGMATQMVPTIIPAGMPPSLSAPPPSSYRGPPPSIGSRPHMYNNHHQHQEGKIHHQNRDRDRGGGVQVPNAAPTMDGPVITVFIGNISDRAPDPMIKKILASCGTVINWKRVSTFGFCEYDGAVAGARAVRLLHDLEIGNKKLVAKVDAKNKALLDNHKEEETNAGNGNDGNEQRGDDVSMDLIMRILDEFRDDLVMPDQHQDDGGVAGGNTGSGSLKHKKNIQSTEMEEGKRELISKEIGKFRKYTEEEELKKEKEKERKKAREERKADEEKRRSTSPRKEKEKEKKSRRRSRSRSRDRERERERERERERERERERERERERLERENREREARLERERERERERERERERERELLNRNPRDILKEKEMEDEARDRRKTEKKAKEKEAAYQERLRNWEARERRKAKDYEKEREKERCKEEEREKEAKRLKEFLEDYDDERDDPKYYKGRELQRRLAERVREADQDSKDRNKEQEELDELKNKIFSGDYDNPTLEYEKEKKKREEMYRPKILIDVNLEQSQQRERELERERQRELERQRDRDRLRANKERYVMAQASRELAAIDAEPIESDSSGHNDNDFGSPPPGLTNVNNNHHHHGQFPPQHAGSETRDSFGFSSGHMPMMGAGLGEEDNSHQSMHSNSMAIHSPGANSNSEMNSIPEKLQPIAPTISLSLNANAKKKKLEMKDVFNSLEEDGEESNGPKKRKLVPLDDENKIQNASSSAGHGNHHSKSSKSRGGGEEGSGRSGREAVKSQEEKRRHIKSIIDKIPTEKADLFNYPLDWAEIDSTIEKKIRPWINKKIIEYIGEPEPTLVDFICSKVLAGSTPQGILDDVQMVLDEEAEVFVVKMWRLLIYEVEAKKVGLTK